The region TGACGGTCGGTTTTCCGGTTAGTCCGCTCACAGCCTCCACTTTTCTGCTGGTTGGTCTGGCCGACGTGGATTTGGGCGATCATCAGAAATTTATTCTTAAATGGGCTTTCGGCACAACCGTCGTTATGACGCTGGCGGCCCTGTTAACCGGCTCTATTCACGTATGAAAACGTCCGTTCGACTTGGCTGCGGGGCTGGCTTCTCCGGCGACCGGCTCGAACCTGCCCTCGTGCTGGTGCAGCAGGGCGAGCTAGATTATCTGGTGCTGGAATGTCTGGCCGAACGCACTATTGCACTGGCGCAAAAACGGAAACGGCAGGATGCCTCGCTGGGCTACGACCCGCTGCTGGAGCGCCGAATCGAAAGCCTGCTACCGCACTTGCTGAAAAAGAAGGTACGCCTGATTACCAACATGGGCGCGGCTAATCCCCTGGCGGCAGCCCAGAAAATTATTGACATTGCCCAACGGCTATCGCTCTCGGTAACGGTGGCGGCTGTCTCCGGCGACGATGTGTTCAGCCTGCTTTCGGGTAGCGAAACGGCCCTGGAAACCGGCGGGCCGCTGTCCGGTTCGGGGCCGCTGGTATCGGCCAATGCGTACATGGGTATCGACGCTATTCTACCGGCGCTGGCTACCTCGGCGGATATTATCATTACCGGCCGCGTGGCCGACCCGTCGCTGTTTCTGGCCCCGCTGGTGCATGAGTTTGGCTGGCCGCTGGACGATTTTGACCAGTTGGGACAGGGTACCATTATTGGGCATCTGCTGGAATGCGCCGGTCAGCTTACGGGCGGGTACTTCGCCGATCCCGGTATGGATGTACCCGGCCGCAAAGACGTACCCGACATGGCGCATCTGGGCCACCCATTCGCCGATGTGTCGCCGGATGGCACGGCCATTTTCGGTAAAGTTGCCGGTACGGGTGGGGTATTGAGTCTGGCCACCGCCAAAGAGCAATTACTCTATGAAGTGATGGACCCCAGCCGCTACATTACCCCCGACGTTGTAGCCGATTTTACGCAGGTACGGCTGGCCCAAACAGACACCGATCAGGTACGCGCTTGGGGCGGACGGGGCAACATTCGACCCAATGCCCTGAAAGTCAGTGTGGGCTACGAAGCCGGTTTTATTGGTGAGGGAGAGATTTCGTATGCCGGTTCAAACGCCCTCAACCGGGCCAAACTGGCCGGAGCCATCATTCAGGAGCGATTGCAGGACCGATTCACCGATCTACGCATCGACTACATCGGCAGTACCTCGGTGCATCGAACCAGCTTTGGTCAGTATCCGGACCCCTACGAAATCCGGCTGCGGGTGGCTGGGAAAGCCACAACAGCGCAACAGGCCGCTTTAGTTGGCGAAGAAGTCGAAGCCCTTTACACCAATGGTCCGGCGGGCGGGGGCGGTGCCCGTAAATATGTCCACGAACTAGTAGGAATTGTCTCAACGCTCATAGACCGCCATCAACTTACACCACAGGTAACACTCTTTCACGCATGATCATCAAGCTGTACGACATTGCCCACAGCCGGGCGGGCGATAAAGGCAATACGCTGACGCTCTCGCTCATTCCCTATATCGCCGACGATTATCCATTGTTATGCGCTCAGGTAACAGCCGAGGCCGTCAAACAGCACCTGGCCGATATTGTATCGGGCGAGATCACGCGCTACGAATTACCCAATCTGCCCGCCCTTCAGTTCGTTTGCCAGCAGGCCCTAACCGGTGGCGTAACGACCTCGCTCACGATGGACACCCACGGCAAAAGCCTGAGTTATGCGCTGCTGGAAATGTGTATAGAAGGATAACAGTGGACTGGCAATTGAGCATACGTTTTATAAAGAATGCGCAACAGGTAAACGCGGAAGATAAACTCGACTTATACAAGTTAGCCCGGCTAACAAACCCAGGTTAGTAAAGAGTCAAACTGGAAGAGTATTAGTTAAAATTACCCAATGCCGGTGGCTTATTCACTGCAGGTTTTTTGGCCACTCCAGCGGCCCTTTTCTCACAGGATGTCAGGCCGAAAATTTGAGGTAGAGGGCGAAGTTGATTCTATCCGCTCCTGGCTTGCTACTGTGGTAGGTATGAACATCTCCACTGCTCTTTTCAGACTCTACTAACACGCAGGTAACCACCGATATCGATTCATGTAGAGACACTTAATCGCATTTCAGTGCGCTTAGATTCGCTCGCTAACCCTGTGGTAAACTAGCCGAAAGAGGACCGTTACCTTACTTATTTACGTATCGGCATACATCTATTCCACGAAACGTCTTAATGCCACGAAGCAATTTATTTCCGTGTGCATATCGATGAGTCAGGATCAACAAAAGAATTGGATGATGGTGGTGGAAGATCAGGTGGATGCCTGGTTATTGCTGAAAGGAGCTTTAAGGCGAACGTTACCACATGTATTGACGGTCGACGCCAGTAATGGCCCAACGGCGCTGAGTTATCTGCATGGTTGTCTGGTAGAACGTCGGCCGTTACCTCGTATGATCCTGATGGATTTATACATGCCTGCTCTGGAAGATGGATTGAAGTTGCTTCATACGCTTAAAGAACCGGCTTCTGCCTACAGCCATTTACCCGTTGTTGTCATGAGTTCGTCAACGGACCCCCGCGATCGCCAGCATGTAACCCAGCGCGGAAGCAGTTACCTGACTAAGCCGCTTTCCTATTCGGATTGGGACTCCTTTATGGCCAGTATAGATCGTCACTGGAACGAAAGCTTAACTATTCCACCTGTTTGATGGGCCAGCTCATAACGCCATGAGCAACAGCGACAGCATATATACCAGGGGCGAAACAACAACTGGCTAATGAATCAGACCAGCATGTATAGTAATCAGCCAAGACCCTGTTTTTGCCGGAAAACCTCCATCAGTGTATAAAGAAGATAACAAAGTTTTTAATCTATTGTCTGAGTGGATTGTTACATCAGTAATCGATTATAATCTCCCTTATACATATGAAAAGCAATAATGAACAAGTAAAAATCAAAGCTAATTTCAATCTGGCAAAAGTGCTTGTTGTTGATGATAGCGATGATCACTGGCATCTGATACAGAAAGCCTTGAAAACATGCCTTCCGGAGGTAGCATCGGTTCGGGCATCCACTCCGGAACAGGCACTTGCAATGCTGAAGGAGTGGGAAACTCAGGAGTGGGAATTACCTAAGCAGATTTTACTGGACCTGTATCTACCCGACCGGAAAGATGGCTGGAGGATACTTAAGCAGATTAAAGCCATGCCCGCTCCGCTGAACCAAATCCCAATTGTCATGCTGAGTTCATCTACAGATAATTATGATATTCTGGATGCCTATCAGCTTGGCGTTTCGTCGTATCTGGTGAAGCCCGGCAGCTATGAAGAATGGCTGGCTTACTTCCAGGAATTAAGGGCTTACTGGTGGGAAACCACTACATTACCCCCCTTACAGTTTACGGTGTAGGCAGATAAATGGCACTAACTCGCTGTTTATAAGTACAATTAACTATTTCTCTATCGGTCATCTTCACGCCCGATAGACATGGAGTAAGGCAACGTTTCTTCCCAGTCGTTACCGTTGCCTTACTCACTACAACTACGGTCGGCCATGTACACCATTCAGGTTGTTGAACCATAAAATTTGACTCAACAGATTTATGGAGTTTACCCATGGCCAGCCTAGGTCGGATCAGGACGGGCCGTCCAGCATGGCCCGTATCGTTGACCGAAATATTAAAGCCCTGCTGGCACGTCGGCAAGCCGAGCAGGAAAACCGAAATACATCGAATAAACTAGCCGACCGGGTTACCAATTTTGCCGGAAGCTTACAATCCGTCTGGATTCATCTGGCGATTTTTGGCGGTTGGATTGTCTGGAATATGGGCTGGCTGGGCCTGTCGCCATTCGACCCCTCGCTGGTGGTACTGGCTATGGTAGCTTCGGTAGAATCCATCTTCCTGTCTACGTTTGTGCTGATCAGCCAGAACCGAATGGCCACTCTGGCCGACAAACGCGCCGATCTCGACTTACAGGTGAGCCTCCTGGCCGAACACGAAATTACAAGGCTGGTGATACTGGTCACAGAAATAGCGAAGAAGATGGACATTGCCGCTGCCGATGACCCCGAAATGCAGGAGTTGGCTCAGGACATACATCCGGAGAAGGTGCTGGATACCCTGGAACGCCACGAAAAAGAGGCCCGTTAAGTTCCCTAATACTTAACTAAACAAGGCCATGTATCCGTAACCTTCTGTTACCAGACGAGGACAACCATATTCTCATTGTCAAATTTAATCTACAAACATTTCAATTATTTACCCGTTTCAATGGCGTGTAAGCTTAAATGAGCCATAGATTGAACAGCTAGCCAGTTCAAATCAAAGCAGTCGAAAGACACGTAGGCAAGCACAAGTTCCACAGTAAGTCATACAAGCGGTTCCGTTATAAACGACGGCCAACTCAACCATGAAAATTATAGATATTCGAGCACTGAAAGGGCCTAACTATTGGTCAATTAAGCGCCCTAAACTGATCGTGATGCGGTTAGATTTAGAACAACTGGAAGAATTTCCGTCCAACAGAATTGACGGCTTTTATGAACGCCTTCAACACCTTATACCCAGCCTGTATACCCACGAATGTTCGGAAGGGCGACCGGGGGGATTTTTCTACCGTGTGGAGCGGGGAACCTGGATGGGGCATATTATTGAACACATCGCGCTGGAAATACAGACACTGGCGGGTATGGATTGTGGCTTTGGGCGGACACGCAGTACGGGCGATTATGGCATCTACAACGTCGTATTCGCGTATCAGGAAGAACGGGCCGGTCTCCAGGCGGCTTATTGTGCAGTTAATATTGCCCAGGCACTTATTGAAGGCCGGGCGTATGACCTGCAAGCCGACATCACGCTCCTGAGTCAACTATACGAAGAAGACCGGCTGGGGCCCAGCACAGCCGCTATTGTGAATGCCTGCGTTCAAAAAGGGGTTCCCTACACACGACTCGACACCGATTCGACCGTTTTGTTAGGCTACGGCATTGCCCAGAAACGTATACAGGCAGCCGTTAGCAGTCAGACGAGTTCGATTGCCGTTGAGCTGGCTGCCGACAAGCATGAAACCAAACGACGACTAGGCAAAGCGGCTATTCCCGTACCTACAGGACTGGTAGTGGAAACAGAAGCCGAACTTCAGGCGGCTCTCGACAAATTAGGGTTTCCACTGGTTGTCAAACCCCTCGATGGCAATCATGGCCGGGGCGTAACCACCAATATTCAAACCAGGGAGGCACTTCTCATCGCCTTTCAGGTAGCCAAGGCGCACAGCGAAGGGGTACTGATAGAACAGTTTGCACAGGGATATGACTTCCGACTGCTGGTGATCGACTATAAACTCTGCGCCGTAGCGCAACGGATACCCGCCCGCGTCATTGGCGATGGTTCTTCCACAATCAGCCAGCTTATTGATGGCATCAACAGCGACCCCCGCCGGGGCGACGGACACGTGAATCTGTTAACCAAAATAAGCATTGACGAGGCCACGATGGCGATTCTGACCGAACAAAATCTGGTGC is a window of Spirosoma linguale DSM 74 DNA encoding:
- a CDS encoding protein of unknown function DUF1446 (PFAM: protein of unknown function DUF1446~KEGG: bra:BRADO1397 hypothetical protein) codes for the protein MKTSVRLGCGAGFSGDRLEPALVLVQQGELDYLVLECLAERTIALAQKRKRQDASLGYDPLLERRIESLLPHLLKKKVRLITNMGAANPLAAAQKIIDIAQRLSLSVTVAAVSGDDVFSLLSGSETALETGGPLSGSGPLVSANAYMGIDAILPALATSADIIITGRVADPSLFLAPLVHEFGWPLDDFDQLGQGTIIGHLLECAGQLTGGYFADPGMDVPGRKDVPDMAHLGHPFADVSPDGTAIFGKVAGTGGVLSLATAKEQLLYEVMDPSRYITPDVVADFTQVRLAQTDTDQVRAWGGRGNIRPNALKVSVGYEAGFIGEGEISYAGSNALNRAKLAGAIIQERLQDRFTDLRIDYIGSTSVHRTSFGQYPDPYEIRLRVAGKATTAQQAALVGEEVEALYTNGPAGGGGARKYVHELVGIVSTLIDRHQLTPQVTLFHA
- a CDS encoding conserved hypothetical protein (KEGG: bbt:BBta_2933 hypothetical protein), which translates into the protein MIIKLYDIAHSRAGDKGNTLTLSLIPYIADDYPLLCAQVTAEAVKQHLADIVSGEITRYELPNLPALQFVCQQALTGGVTTSLTMDTHGKSLSYALLEMCIEG
- a CDS encoding response regulator receiver protein (PFAM: response regulator receiver~SMART: response regulator receiver~KEGG: gbm:Gbem_0149 response regulator receiver protein) codes for the protein MSQDQQKNWMMVVEDQVDAWLLLKGALRRTLPHVLTVDASNGPTALSYLHGCLVERRPLPRMILMDLYMPALEDGLKLLHTLKEPASAYSHLPVVVMSSSTDPRDRQHVTQRGSSYLTKPLSYSDWDSFMASIDRHWNESLTIPPV
- a CDS encoding response regulator receiver protein (PFAM: response regulator receiver~SMART: response regulator receiver~KEGG: bgl:bglu_2g18660 response regulator receiver protein7); its protein translation is MKSNNEQVKIKANFNLAKVLVVDDSDDHWHLIQKALKTCLPEVASVRASTPEQALAMLKEWETQEWELPKQILLDLYLPDRKDGWRILKQIKAMPAPLNQIPIVMLSSSTDNYDILDAYQLGVSSYLVKPGSYEEWLAYFQELRAYWWETTTLPPLQFTV
- a CDS encoding protein of unknown function DUF1003 (PFAM: protein of unknown function DUF1003~KEGG: geo:Geob_0293 protein of unknown function DUF1003) translates to MEFTHGQPRSDQDGPSSMARIVDRNIKALLARRQAEQENRNTSNKLADRVTNFAGSLQSVWIHLAIFGGWIVWNMGWLGLSPFDPSLVVLAMVASVESIFLSTFVLISQNRMATLADKRADLDLQVSLLAEHEITRLVILVTEIAKKMDIAAADDPEMQELAQDIHPEKVLDTLERHEKEAR